The sequence TTTTTGTCGCCTGATCGAGCAAATTTCCGAAGCCGACGGCTCCGCCGGTTGGGTCGCTAGCTTCGGCGATGGGGCTCGCTACCTCGCAGCTCTGCCGGACGACACGCTTCGCGAGGTATACGCGAACGGACCTGACGTGGCGTTGGCAGGTGCGCTTTTCTCCCTTCAGCCCGCCAGGCGAAGCACTGACGGGTTTGTCGTGAACGGCGTGTGGCCATTCGCCAGCGGCTCACCGGGCGCGGATCTGATAGGCGTTGGCATCACTGTGGAAGACGATCCGACCGGTGGCCTTGCGCGTGTAGCCGTGATGCCGGCCGAGAAGGTGACAATCCGGCCCAATTGGGACGTCATTGGCCTGCAAGGCACCGGCAGCCACGACGTCGTTGTCAACGATGTCATTGTGCCGGAGGAATGGACCTTGATCCGCGGCGGTCCGCCGACGCTCGACGCGCCGGTCTATCGATATCCGTCCGTGACTTTCGCTGCGCAGGCGCATGCGATTGTCGGCGTCGGTATTGCGCGCTCCGCGCTGGACGAGGTGATCGCCATGGCCGGAAGCCGCGCCTCAATCACGGGAGCGCCCGTGATGGCAGAGCGCGGCTATGTCCAACTGGAGATGGCCAGAGCCGAAGCCAGGCTGCGTTCCGCCCGTGCCTTCTTCTATGAGGCCACCGAGGAGCTGTGGAAGGAAGCGCTCAAAGGTGCCGTAACCCCGAACACGGCGACGCTGATGCGACTCGCCGCGACGAACGCCGCGCGGCAGAGTGCTGAGGTCTGCAACATTGCGAGCGGTCTCGCTGGAAGCGCGTCGCTCTATACCACCAGCAATCTGGCACGCGCCATGTGCGACAGCTTCGTGGTTGCCCAGCACGCAGCTTTAAACGAGGGAACGCTTCAGAGCGCCGGCCGACTCCTGCTCGGAAGTGCAGCACAGCCGGGATTTCCATGAACTGGTTCTTCACGTTCCGCACACCCCGCGGCAACGGATTGCCGGACGCGCGATATGATGCTGTTCGCAGCTACAGGACCTAGTCGCCTGCCGGCCTTATTTTAAAGGACAAGAGAGAGAGAGAGAGAGAGAGAGAGAGAGAGAGAGAGAGAGAGAGAGAGAGAGAGAGAGAGAGAGACCCTTGCAGTCAGGCGCTTCTCAAAAACACCACTTCATATCCGTGGAGCATCCCTCCCCATCGCAAACGCGCTCTCACAGGTCTCTACGCCCCCCCTCGATCATTGTCATCTCGAGCACAATCCATTTGCATTTCGGCACGACAGCCGGCGGTTCAACTCACGAACCTTCCAAGCCCGGCTTCCTTTTTTAATGTCGCGCTCCATGCGCAGCCGTTCGTTCTCCTGCCGCAGGCGGGCGATCTCCGAAGCCCGGAGCGCCTGCTTAGGCGTCGCCCTGCGCGGGCGCCACGCCGCTGATGCCAGCTCCTGCAGGAGCTTATCGACCCAGCGTCGCCGAGTCGCCCAAGACCGACTTCCTTCGACCGTTCCGATCGATCGACCGCTCGATACCCGCCAGTGCAACGGCCTAGCGCTAATAATCCTCTGCGAACGATCTACGTTGACGTGCTGGCATTCGCATCTCTAGGCTTTCTGACGCTATTACAGGTGTCCACTCATTCGGAGGAGGTTCGCGGGACTCTGGCTGAGTTTTCAGGAGGGCGAACAGCATTCGCCCGTTTGCAAAATTGATTGGGACACCGAAGCGCGGCGGACCCGATGCAGCGCGAGTCTTTGCTGCAAGATCAGAGGCCGCACGTCAAAACGCCCTGATCGTCGATATCGCGTTCTCCTCAAGTTGACGCCCGATCTTTTCGCGTTGCGCAACGTCCTGGCTACAATCAAGTTGCTTAATGAGCATCTGCTTTCGGGCGAGCAGATTTGTGATGACTGTCGTTATGTGATCTCCGTTATAGCTCACGACCAATCGCGGGATGTTGCCTTTTCTTAGCGTTGAACCAATGCTTCTGTTTGCCGCGACTAAGAGCTCGCGATGCCCAGAAATCACTTCGATGAACCTGACCGCTCGGGGCTCACGGCCGGTGCAAAACGCAGCAGCCACGCAGCAAATACACCGTAGATAGGACCCACCCGCCGCATACCGATCTCGCTTGTGGAAGTAGGACGCCATTCGCCGGCGTCTCCTTTGTGCGCATTCGACGCGAAGAACGCAACTATATTGCATCACACAAAATATGACGTGCAATGTGCCTTGAGCGCTCACGTGTACAAGCCCATTCAAAATGGAATCACGCACCTCGACCGCTGGCGGTTTCCTCAGCTGCCTGTGAGAAATCGGCGGCTTGAATTTTATACGGATGAGCTAAAAGGCCTTGAATCGCACGTGGCGTCACGTTGTACCATTGCTAAGTTGCTGACGAGGATGCCCGGCAAATCGGACCGGCCCGCTGTTTGCTGCCATCGGTGAGACGATGATACCAATGCGGTCGATGTGTGTACGGCAATGGGCGACACGGCCCCAATCCCCGTCTGCCAGGTCTGGCGGACGGGGTCCCAGTCCTCGCATGCGAACAACAACGTACTTCGTCCAAGCCCAGGGGGTACTGGGTTGCTGCGCTTGGCGGCCGGGACGTCGGCGCCGTTCGAACAGCCGAGGATCGTCTCTGTTGGGCGCCGCTCATTTAATCGCAATGGCTTTGAAGATACGCAAAACAAGGGACAATACGCCCTTCAAGGTTTGTGCGAGCAAGTGTTGAGCCGCATTCCATCAATATGGTCTGATTGATAGGAAACGACGCCAGATCTCTCCATTCATTGATCCTTCCTTAATTCGAATTTGCGGTGAACGTTTTGCCGCAAGAACCGTCGGCAGCTCTCCCTCTGTCGGCGACTGACTTCGGCCCGGCCATCGAAATGAGGCCGGGCCTTTTTTTGCCACTGATGAGCGACAGTTTGGAAGTGTTCCGGCCCGCGATCTCTGATGATTGCGAACGGTTAGTAAGCGATTGATCGGGAGGATAGTTCGTCGCATGCTGAAATCGATCGATCCGATCCTAACGCCCGAGCCGCTCTGTCTACTTGCCTCCATGGCTATGGCGGCGACCTCGTGGCCGTTGACGCCAACCACCCGGCCAACCGCATCGCCGCCACGGCTCTACTCGGAGCGCCTGATTCAGCTGACGGGCATGAGTTAGAGAGGACCGTCCGCGCCATACTAACGCTCCATCCGCTCGACAATCTCATCGATCCGTGCGCGTGACGATGCCCGTCGACGATCCCGACCGTTTGCCCGGACGCAAGCGCATCGTGCTGGTCGAGATTGAACGCTCGGTCGGCCGTCCCACACACGCGCACGGTGTGTGTCTTCAGTCGCGGCAAGCTCTCGCGTCCGGATTTTCTCTCGCTGTAGCTTCGGCGTCGTGCAGGTGGGTGACAGCCGGGGATATGCGTGCTTTCTGATCAAGAAGGACGTGATCAGCGAAAAGAAAACTTCTGCGCAAGATTACGCAGAACTCTGCACCCACATTTGAATGGCCTCCGCGCAACCGACCGACTATTATCGATCCATGTCTCGCCTTGTTTGTCTAGCTGCTACTATCATGCTGTCGCTGCTGCCGGTCGTCGCGAACGCTGCGCCAATTCAAAAGCGGCCCAAGCCGGTCTGGCAAGGTTACGGCTTCTTGCCCGGCTATCGCCAGCCGCTGAGCAACAGCATTCCGCTCTACAAACAGAAGGACGCGATGCGCCGGCTCTCGCGTGCCGACCAGCGCCACTGGTATATTGACCCGGTTCCTCAGTATTACGGTTGGGATGGCGAGTGGCACTATTTCGGCCACCCCGGGTTCCGGGGCGGCCGCTACAATGGCGGCAG is a genomic window of Bradyrhizobium sp. CB1717 containing:
- a CDS encoding acyl-CoA dehydrogenase family protein, with the protein product MNAPPEKITSETEGTAATWDNLSPLLVDIRARRNEFARAQKIPDDIIEGFKRVGVYRAMVARRFGGEERTPADFCRLIEQISEADGSAGWVASFGDGARYLAALPDDTLREVYANGPDVALAGALFSLQPARRSTDGFVVNGVWPFASGSPGADLIGVGITVEDDPTGGLARVAVMPAEKVTIRPNWDVIGLQGTGSHDVVVNDVIVPEEWTLIRGGPPTLDAPVYRYPSVTFAAQAHAIVGVGIARSALDEVIAMAGSRASITGAPVMAERGYVQLEMARAEARLRSARAFFYEATEELWKEALKGAVTPNTATLMRLAATNAARQSAEVCNIASGLAGSASLYTTSNLARAMCDSFVVAQHAALNEGTLQSAGRLLLGSAAQPGFP